A genomic stretch from Thunnus maccoyii chromosome 19, fThuMac1.1, whole genome shotgun sequence includes:
- the LOC121886180 gene encoding uncharacterized protein LOC121886180, whose protein sequence is MFSPFCSEPSAPPVTLTIDQIHLFLLIAQLSKQALTMATNTNALLKYEDIISKCTLIYSGSPAHYQLPALKKELGSIRRMTLGKKDPNKISKTIWLVGETGTGKSTLVNTLVNYAMGVKFEDNIWFEIIEEKRSQTSDVIVYEIFGFEGKTLPFSLTIIDTPGCRDTRGIEHDVIISQSTFDLFCSENGIQEVNAVGLVVKATECRLNDQLQYVLKSVMSLFGKDLEENIVALITYSNGRPPKNVLQALDAANIKCAKNEKNQSVHFLFDNCQDEDRTDDIQDLKHADKITMKGMKQFTEFLEQTAPQKLQITKEVLKERIQLTACINNLQDRIKLIELKQSKIQQTEEALKKHEQEMKENEEFTSEVEETYKDKEPIDGGMWWLVFYEGAVTCNVCEENCHHPGCTMAWDASWCKVMNKGHCTVCPGKCPASDHVKEKWIYANKTRKGTKTKQDVKEKYEKERMESEKKTSHLEDLDKEMQNLEAEKTQLMEEYKQHHTKLEQIALCGDSRSPNVVLSPLIEKIKEKQDKEGQETGGSISGERRNKGKAAEPVY, encoded by the exons ATGTTCAGTCCATTCTGTTCAGAGCCATCTGCACCACCAGTCACCCTCACAAT AGATCAAATACACCTGTTCCTCCTGATTGCGCAGCTTTCTAAGCAGGCCCTCACCATGGCAAC GAACACTAATGCATTGTTAAAATATGAGGACATCATCTCTAAATGTACTTTGATCTACTCTGGATCTCCTGCTCACTACCAGCTACCAGCACTAAAGAAAGAGCTTGGATCCATAAGAAGAATGACTCTTGGTAAAAAGGATCCCAACAAGATAAGCAAAACCATCTGGTTGGTAGGAGAGACAGGAACAGGAAAATCTACTCTGGTCAACACTCTGGTCAACTACGCCATGGGAGTGAAGTTTGAGGACAACATCTGGTTTGAGATCatagaagagaagagaagtcAGACATCAGATGTGATCGTGTACGAGATCTTTGGTTTTGAAGGTAAAACTCTTCCCTTCTCTCTGACCATCATCGATACTCCTGGATGCAGAGACACCAGAGGGATtgaacatgatgtcatcatcagtcAAAgcacttttgatttattttgctcAGAAAATGGGATCCAAGAAGTCAATGCAGTGGGTCTGGTGGTGAAGGCGACAGAGTGTCGACTGAATGATCAGCTGCAGTACGTCCTGAAGTCAGTGATGTCTCTGTTTGGAAAAGATCTGGAAGAGAACATCGTTGCTCTCATCACATACTCAAATGGAAGACCACCTAAAAATGTGCTTCAAGCTCTTGATGCTGCAAACATTAAATGTGCCAAAAATGAGAAGAATCAATccgttcacttcctgtttgataACTGCCAGGATGAAGACCGGACAGATGACATACAAGACCTGAAACATGCtgataaaataacaatgaaaggAATGAAACAGTTTACAGAGTTTTTAGAACAAACTGCACCTCAAAAGCTGCAAATAACAAAAGAAGTCCTGAAAGAGCGAATTCAACTGACAGCCTGCATCAACAACCTGCAAGACAGAATCAAGTTAATTGAACTAAAACAGAGCAAAATCCAACAGACTGAAGAAGCTCTGAAGAAACATGAACAAGAGATGAAGGAGAATGAAGAGTTCACTTCAGAAGTTGAAGAGACTTACAAAGACAAAGAACCTATCGATGGAGGGATGTGGTGGCttgttttttatgaaggagCTGTCACCTGTAACGTCTGTGAAGAGAACTGTCACCATCCTGGATGCACAATGGCCTGGGATGCCTCATGGTGTAAGGTCATGAATAAAGGCCACTGCACTGTTTGTCCTGGGAAGTGTCCTGCATCAGACCATGTGAAAGAAAAGTGGATCTATGCAAACAAGACAAGGAAAGGTACAAAGACCAAACAAGATGTGAAAGAGAAGTATGAAAAAGAAAGGATGGAGAGTGAGAAGAAGACAAGTCATTTGGAAGATCTTGATAAAGAGATGCAAAACCTTGAGGCAGAGAAAACACAGTTGATGGAAGAGTATAAACAGCATCATACTAAACTGGAGCAGATCGCCCTCTGTGGTGATTCTCGATCCCCTAATGTCGTGTTGAGCCCACTAATTGAGAAGATTAAGGAAAAACAGGATAAAGAAGGTCAAGAAACTGGAGGAAGCATCTCAGgtgaaagaagaaacaaaggcAAAGCAGCAGAGCCTGTTTATTAA